In Euphorbia lathyris chromosome 9, ddEupLath1.1, whole genome shotgun sequence, the following are encoded in one genomic region:
- the LOC136205684 gene encoding nuclear intron maturase 4, mitochondrial isoform X1 — MPFHCSKQSTEMAIPFFFLSRCLQQNRPPTPAILYVVINRFHSNPGTPMERLQACANHSTVAEVNDSPARPSTKITLAKNLASLLDESSNLNDIRPKSRMELKRALELRIKKRVKQQYMNGKFHGLMTSVITNPETLQDAYNCLRLNANVDTASDIDNFSTEHLAEELASGSFDISANTFSISTRGLNKEILVLPQLKLKVVQEAIRIALEVVYKPQFSKISHGCRSGRGRHSALKYIRKEIKNPDWWFTLIISKKLDKCILDKLISIMEEKIEDPRLYDIIRGMYDAQVLNIEFGGYPKGHGLPQEGVLSPILVNIYLNVFDHEIYRLSMKYEALNSSSHVHGDQQNSMLRSWFRKQIKGDDLRNVSEENFGPRMYSCRFMDELFFAVSGSQDVALGFRSDIVGFLKNDLFLDVTSETEIISSTKSQAIRFLGTLFKRSEKDSPAVRAVHKLKEKVQAFALQKQEAWDVGTIRIGKKWLGHGLKKVKESEIKHLADSSSLLSQISSLRKAGMETDHWYKFLLKIWMQEIKPKAAESEEFILSKYVAEPALPQELRDSFHEFQKLAKEYVNSETATTLALLPNSNSDPEMTTGIIAPLNVIKKRLLRYGLITSKGHSCVNRRLIIQDKTHIIDWFSGIVRRWLRWYGDCDNFADIELLIKTEVWQSCIRTLAAKFRIHESEVERQFDSDLSKILSTEEIEQEIENDKSSSLAFENDEALMYGISYSGQCLLSLARMVSESRPCNCFVMGCSSPAPSVYALHVMERQKFPGWMTGFSICIHPSLNGRRIGLCNQHLQDLYAGLISLQSIDFSSWK, encoded by the exons ATGCCCTTCCACTGTTCAAAGCAATCAACGGAGATGGCTAttccttttttctttctctctcgcTGTCTTCAGCAGAACCGACCACCTACTCCGGCCATACTTTATGTCGTTATCAACCGTTTCCATTCCAATCCAG GAACACCCATGGAAAGATTGCAAGCCTGTGCTAATCATTCTACTGTTGCAGAAGTTAATGATAGTCCTGCTAGACCCTCCACAAAAATTACATTAGCTAAAAATTTAGCTTCTCTTCTTGATGAATCATCTAATCTTAATGACATAAGGCCCAAGAGTCGAATGGAGCTCAAGAGGGCTCTCGAACTCAGAATAAAGAAGAGAGTGAAGCAGCAATACATGAATGGGAAGTTTCATGGGCTAATGACATCAGTAATTACAAATCCAGAAACCCTCCAGGATGCATATAATTGTCTTAGGCTAAATGCAAATGTTGATACAGCGTCAGATATTGACAATTTCTCTACTGAACATCTGGCAGAAGAACTTGCTAGTGGAAGTTTTGATATCAGTGCGAATACTTTCTCTATTTCGACAAGGGGACTGAACAAAGAAATCCTTGTCCTTCCTCAACTGAAGTTGAAGGTTGTTCAAGAGGCCATCAGAATAGCTTTGGAAGTTGTCTATAAGCCCCAGTTTTCTAAGATATCCCATGGTTGTCGAAGTGGAAGGGGACGCCATTCTGCTCTAAAATATATTAGGAAAGAGATCAAGAATCCTGATTGGTGGTTTACATTGATCATAAGCAAAAAGCTGGATAAATGTATCCTGGATAAGCTCATCTCAATAATGGAGGAGAAGATTGAAGATCCTCGCTTATATGATATAATTAGAGGCATGTATGATGCTCAGGTACTAAACATAGAGTTTGGGGGTTACCCAAAGGGTCATGGTCTTCCCCAAGAGGGAGTTTTGTCTCCTATATTAGTAAACATATACTTAAATGTCTTCGACCATGAAATCTACAGACTTTCAATGAAATATGAAGCTCTGAATTCAAGTTCTCATGTACATGGAGATCAGCAAAATTCAATGCTGCGCAGCTGGTTCAGGAAACAGATAAAAGGTGATGATCTTAGAAACGTCTCTGAGGAAAATTTTGGTCCAAGAATGTATTCTTGCCGCTTCATGGATGAGTTGTTTTTTGCAGTTTCTGGATCTCAAGATGTTGCTCTTGGTTTTAGATCTGATATAGTTGGTTTCTTGAAGAATGATTTGTTTTTAGATGTTACTAGTGAAACGGAAATAATTTCTTCTACAAAATCTCAGGCAATTCgttttctgggcactttgtttAAAAGATCTGAGAAGGACAGTCCTGCAGTAAGGGCTGTTCACAAGTTGAAAGAAAAAGTACAGGCATTTGCTTTACAGAAACAAGAGGCCTGGGATGTTGGGACTATTAGAATTGGGAAAAAATGGCTGGGTCATGGTTTGAAAAAGGTCAAGGAGTCAGAGATCAAACATTTAGCTGATAGTAGCTCACTTTTGAGCCAGATTTCCAGTTTACGTAAAGCTGGGATGGAAACTGATCATTGGTATAAGTTCTTGCTTAAAATATGGATGCAAGAAATTAAACCAAAAGCAGCAGAGTCTGAGGAATTCATCTTATCTAAGTATGTTGCAGAACCAGCCCTTCCACAAGAATTGAGGGATTCCTTTCATGAATTTCAAAAGCTTGCAAAAGAATATGTTAATTCTGAGACAGCTACTACTCTTGCTCTTTTGCCAAATTCCAACTCCGACCCTGAGATGACTACTGGGATCATTGCTCCTCTTAATGTCATTAAGAAACGTTTGCTACGATATGGATTGATCACATCTAAAGGGCACTCATGTGTGAATCGTCGACTTATTATACAAGACAAAACCCATATTATAGACTGGTTTTCAGGTATTGTTCGCCGTTGGCTGAGGTGGTATGGCGATTGTGATAACTTTGCTGATATAGAGCTCCTCATCAAGACTGAAGTTTGGCAATCTTGCATTCGTACTTTAGCAGCAAAATTTAGAATTCATGAAAGTGAAGTGGAAAGACAGTTTGATTCAGATTTAAGCAAAATCCTTTCAACCGAAGAGATTGAGCAAGAGATAGAAAATGATAAATCCAGCTCTCTTGCTTTTGAAAATGATGAGGCGTTGATGTATGGGATTTCTTATAGTGGCCAATGTTTATTATCATTAGCAAGAATGGTGAGTGAATCTAGACCTTGCAATTGTTTTGTTATGGGTTGCTCATCTCCAGCACCCAGTGTGTATGCTCTTCACGTTATGGAAAGACAGAAATTTCCTGGCTGGATGACAGGGTTTTCAATTTGTATACATCCAAGCTTGAATGGAAGGCGAATTGGGCTGTGTAACCAGCATTTACAAGATTTATATGCTGGTCTTATATCACTTCAGTCCATTGATTTCAGTTCATGGAAATGA
- the LOC136205684 gene encoding nuclear intron maturase 4, mitochondrial isoform X2: MSLSTVSIPIQCLSTTGTPMERLQACANHSTVAEVNDSPARPSTKITLAKNLASLLDESSNLNDIRPKSRMELKRALELRIKKRVKQQYMNGKFHGLMTSVITNPETLQDAYNCLRLNANVDTASDIDNFSTEHLAEELASGSFDISANTFSISTRGLNKEILVLPQLKLKVVQEAIRIALEVVYKPQFSKISHGCRSGRGRHSALKYIRKEIKNPDWWFTLIISKKLDKCILDKLISIMEEKIEDPRLYDIIRGMYDAQVLNIEFGGYPKGHGLPQEGVLSPILVNIYLNVFDHEIYRLSMKYEALNSSSHVHGDQQNSMLRSWFRKQIKGDDLRNVSEENFGPRMYSCRFMDELFFAVSGSQDVALGFRSDIVGFLKNDLFLDVTSETEIISSTKSQAIRFLGTLFKRSEKDSPAVRAVHKLKEKVQAFALQKQEAWDVGTIRIGKKWLGHGLKKVKESEIKHLADSSSLLSQISSLRKAGMETDHWYKFLLKIWMQEIKPKAAESEEFILSKYVAEPALPQELRDSFHEFQKLAKEYVNSETATTLALLPNSNSDPEMTTGIIAPLNVIKKRLLRYGLITSKGHSCVNRRLIIQDKTHIIDWFSGIVRRWLRWYGDCDNFADIELLIKTEVWQSCIRTLAAKFRIHESEVERQFDSDLSKILSTEEIEQEIENDKSSSLAFENDEALMYGISYSGQCLLSLARMVSESRPCNCFVMGCSSPAPSVYALHVMERQKFPGWMTGFSICIHPSLNGRRIGLCNQHLQDLYAGLISLQSIDFSSWK; encoded by the exons ATGTCGTTATCAACCGTTTCCATTCCAATCCAG TGTTTGTCCACAACAGGAACACCCATGGAAAGATTGCAAGCCTGTGCTAATCATTCTACTGTTGCAGAAGTTAATGATAGTCCTGCTAGACCCTCCACAAAAATTACATTAGCTAAAAATTTAGCTTCTCTTCTTGATGAATCATCTAATCTTAATGACATAAGGCCCAAGAGTCGAATGGAGCTCAAGAGGGCTCTCGAACTCAGAATAAAGAAGAGAGTGAAGCAGCAATACATGAATGGGAAGTTTCATGGGCTAATGACATCAGTAATTACAAATCCAGAAACCCTCCAGGATGCATATAATTGTCTTAGGCTAAATGCAAATGTTGATACAGCGTCAGATATTGACAATTTCTCTACTGAACATCTGGCAGAAGAACTTGCTAGTGGAAGTTTTGATATCAGTGCGAATACTTTCTCTATTTCGACAAGGGGACTGAACAAAGAAATCCTTGTCCTTCCTCAACTGAAGTTGAAGGTTGTTCAAGAGGCCATCAGAATAGCTTTGGAAGTTGTCTATAAGCCCCAGTTTTCTAAGATATCCCATGGTTGTCGAAGTGGAAGGGGACGCCATTCTGCTCTAAAATATATTAGGAAAGAGATCAAGAATCCTGATTGGTGGTTTACATTGATCATAAGCAAAAAGCTGGATAAATGTATCCTGGATAAGCTCATCTCAATAATGGAGGAGAAGATTGAAGATCCTCGCTTATATGATATAATTAGAGGCATGTATGATGCTCAGGTACTAAACATAGAGTTTGGGGGTTACCCAAAGGGTCATGGTCTTCCCCAAGAGGGAGTTTTGTCTCCTATATTAGTAAACATATACTTAAATGTCTTCGACCATGAAATCTACAGACTTTCAATGAAATATGAAGCTCTGAATTCAAGTTCTCATGTACATGGAGATCAGCAAAATTCAATGCTGCGCAGCTGGTTCAGGAAACAGATAAAAGGTGATGATCTTAGAAACGTCTCTGAGGAAAATTTTGGTCCAAGAATGTATTCTTGCCGCTTCATGGATGAGTTGTTTTTTGCAGTTTCTGGATCTCAAGATGTTGCTCTTGGTTTTAGATCTGATATAGTTGGTTTCTTGAAGAATGATTTGTTTTTAGATGTTACTAGTGAAACGGAAATAATTTCTTCTACAAAATCTCAGGCAATTCgttttctgggcactttgtttAAAAGATCTGAGAAGGACAGTCCTGCAGTAAGGGCTGTTCACAAGTTGAAAGAAAAAGTACAGGCATTTGCTTTACAGAAACAAGAGGCCTGGGATGTTGGGACTATTAGAATTGGGAAAAAATGGCTGGGTCATGGTTTGAAAAAGGTCAAGGAGTCAGAGATCAAACATTTAGCTGATAGTAGCTCACTTTTGAGCCAGATTTCCAGTTTACGTAAAGCTGGGATGGAAACTGATCATTGGTATAAGTTCTTGCTTAAAATATGGATGCAAGAAATTAAACCAAAAGCAGCAGAGTCTGAGGAATTCATCTTATCTAAGTATGTTGCAGAACCAGCCCTTCCACAAGAATTGAGGGATTCCTTTCATGAATTTCAAAAGCTTGCAAAAGAATATGTTAATTCTGAGACAGCTACTACTCTTGCTCTTTTGCCAAATTCCAACTCCGACCCTGAGATGACTACTGGGATCATTGCTCCTCTTAATGTCATTAAGAAACGTTTGCTACGATATGGATTGATCACATCTAAAGGGCACTCATGTGTGAATCGTCGACTTATTATACAAGACAAAACCCATATTATAGACTGGTTTTCAGGTATTGTTCGCCGTTGGCTGAGGTGGTATGGCGATTGTGATAACTTTGCTGATATAGAGCTCCTCATCAAGACTGAAGTTTGGCAATCTTGCATTCGTACTTTAGCAGCAAAATTTAGAATTCATGAAAGTGAAGTGGAAAGACAGTTTGATTCAGATTTAAGCAAAATCCTTTCAACCGAAGAGATTGAGCAAGAGATAGAAAATGATAAATCCAGCTCTCTTGCTTTTGAAAATGATGAGGCGTTGATGTATGGGATTTCTTATAGTGGCCAATGTTTATTATCATTAGCAAGAATGGTGAGTGAATCTAGACCTTGCAATTGTTTTGTTATGGGTTGCTCATCTCCAGCACCCAGTGTGTATGCTCTTCACGTTATGGAAAGACAGAAATTTCCTGGCTGGATGACAGGGTTTTCAATTTGTATACATCCAAGCTTGAATGGAAGGCGAATTGGGCTGTGTAACCAGCATTTACAAGATTTATATGCTGGTCTTATATCACTTCAGTCCATTGATTTCAGTTCATGGAAATGA
- the LOC136205685 gene encoding fructose-1,6-bisphosphatase, chloroplastic — protein MVAISTSPASSHLYLSSTRSLARLSPFHLCVFDSKTLVSFPTNNTTKKKHAFKCMAVTTAPQTKTTRNKYEITTLTTWLLQQEQAGVIDAELTIVLSSISMACKQIASLVQRASISNLTGIQGAVNVQGEDQKKLDVVSNEVFSNCLRSSGRTGIIASEEEDVPVAVEESYSGNYIVVFDPLDGSSNIDAAVSTGSIFGIYSPNDECLADIGDEEGTLDDQKERCIVNVCQPGSNLLAAGYCMYSSSVIFVITIGNGVFAFTLDPMYGEFVLTQENIQIPKAGKIYSFNEGNYQLWDDKLKKYIDDLKDPGPSGKPYSARYIGSLVGDFHRTLLYGGIYGYPRDKKSKNGKLRLLYECAPMSFIVEQAGGKGSDGQHRVLDIQPVEIHQRVPLYIGSPEEVEKVEKYLA, from the exons ATGGTTGCCATATCAACCTCACCAGCATCTTCTCATCTCTACTTGTCTAGCACACGCTCTCTGGCTCGCCTCTCTCCTTTCCACTTATGCGTCTTCGACTCCAAAACACTAGTCTCCTTCCCTACCAACAATACCACTAAGAAAAAACATGCCTTTAAGTGCATGGCTGTTACCACTGCCCCTCAAACTAAGACCACAAGGAATAAATATGAGATTACCACTCTCACAACTTGGTTACTACAGCAGGAACAAGCCGGTGTCATTGATGCTGAACTTACTATTGTGCTCTCTAGTATCTCAATGGCATGTAAGCAGATTGCTTCTTTGGTCCAGAGAGCCAGCATTTCTAACTTGACTGGAATTCAGGGTGCTGTTAATGTTCAAGGCGAGGATCAAAAGAAGCTCGACGTCGTCTCCAATGAG GTGTTCTCTAACTGCTTGAGATCAAGTGGAAGGACAGGAATCATTGCATCAGAGGAAGAGGACGTACCAGTGGCAGTGGAAGAGAGTTACTCCGGAAACTATATTGTGGTTTTTGATCCACTTGATGGATCATCCAATATAGATGCTGCAGTATCCACTGGTTCCATCTTTGGAATTTACAGCCCAAATGACGAGTGCCTAGCTGATATTGGTGATGAGGAGGGCACT CTAGACGATCAAAAAGAGAGATGTATTGTGAATGTCTGCCAGCCAGGAAGCAATCTTCTAGCTGCTGGTTACTGCATGTACTCGAGCTCGGTGATTTTTGTCATTACCATTGGAAATGGCGTGTTTGCCTTCACTTTGGATCCAATGTATGGGGAATTTGTGTTAACTCAAGAAAATATCCAGATACCCAAGGCCGGAAAAATCTATTCATTTAATGAAGGAAACTATCAATTATGGGATGACAAGTTGAAGAAATACATTGATGACCTTAAAGACCCTGGTCCTAGTGGCAAGCCCTACTCAGCTCGATATATAGGTAGTTTGGTCGGTGATTTCCACCGGACACTGCTCTATGGTGGAATTTATGGGTACCCTAGGGACAAGAAGAGCAAGAACGGAAAGCTCAGGCTCTTGTATGAGTGTGCACCGATGAGCTTCATAGTGGAACAAGCTGGTGGCAAAGGATCAGATGGCCAACATAGAGTCCTTGATATCCAACCTGTTGAG ATACATCAGCGTGTTCCACTTTACATCGGAAGCCCAGAGGAGGTGGAGAAAGTAGAGAAATACTTGGCTTGA